In Pedobacter heparinus DSM 2366, the following are encoded in one genomic region:
- the atpB gene encoding F0F1 ATP synthase subunit A, translated as MDCSHVFEFKVNRLIVVFTLFLAFFSVTPPAFAQVDSVVAAQDTAALAAPEGVSHEAKHGKEKFEPTKVIMEHIADSHMWHFWGHVSMPLPVIVYTPAGFDVFSSGRFHHGEHDYTSAKNTYRLVEDRIKIVGADGLVDEAASAKLIDISITKNVAAMFIAIAVILIIFISVAGTYKKRTGKAPKGLQSFVEPIIVFVRDDIAKPNIGHKYAKFMPYLLTVFFFIWINNLLGLIPIFPGGANVTGNIALTFVLSLFTMIVVNINGNKYYWKHIFLPDVPWWLYPIMIPVELIGIISKPFALMIRLFANITAGHIIVLSLICLIFIFETLAIAPVSVAFVLFMDVLELLVAFLQAFIFTLLTALFIGMAVEEHH; from the coding sequence ATGGATTGTAGCCACGTTTTTGAGTTTAAAGTGAATAGGTTAATTGTTGTTTTTACGCTTTTTTTAGCGTTTTTTTCTGTTACGCCGCCGGCTTTTGCTCAGGTTGACAGTGTTGTTGCCGCTCAGGATACTGCTGCACTTGCCGCTCCTGAAGGTGTTTCGCATGAGGCGAAACATGGAAAAGAAAAATTTGAGCCTACTAAGGTAATTATGGAACATATTGCGGATTCGCATATGTGGCATTTTTGGGGACATGTTTCTATGCCGCTCCCGGTAATTGTATATACCCCTGCAGGATTTGATGTTTTTTCATCTGGTCGTTTTCATCATGGTGAACATGATTACACAAGTGCGAAAAATACTTACCGTTTGGTTGAAGACAGGATTAAAATTGTGGGTGCTGATGGTTTGGTTGATGAAGCCGCTTCTGCGAAGCTGATTGATATTTCAATTACAAAAAATGTTGCGGCGATGTTTATAGCCATCGCGGTTATATTGATCATTTTTATTTCGGTAGCAGGTACATATAAAAAACGTACGGGTAAAGCACCTAAAGGATTACAGTCTTTTGTTGAGCCTATCATCGTTTTTGTTAGGGATGATATTGCCAAGCCGAACATTGGTCATAAATATGCGAAGTTTATGCCATACCTGCTTACTGTGTTTTTCTTTATCTGGATTAACAATTTACTGGGCCTGATACCTATCTTTCCAGGTGGGGCCAATGTAACCGGTAATATTGCTTTAACTTTTGTATTGTCGCTATTTACTATGATTGTTGTAAATATCAATGGCAACAAATACTACTGGAAACATATATTCCTGCCTGATGTGCCTTGGTGGTTGTATCCCATTATGATTCCGGTGGAATTAATTGGTATCATTTCAAAGCCCTTTGCTTTAATGATCCGTTTGTTCGCGAATATTACTGCCGGTCATATTATCGTGTTGAGTTTAATCTGTTTGATTTTTATTTTTGAAACACTGGCTATTGCACCGGTTTCAGTTGCCTTCGTATTGTTCATGGATGTGCTGGAGCTATTGGTTGCATTTTTACAGGCCTTTATTTTTACATTACTTACTGCCTTGTTTATTGGTATGGCAGTAGAAGAGCATCATTAA
- the atpE gene encoding ATP synthase F0 subunit C — translation MVGSIAAIGAGLAVIGAGIGIGQVGGKAMEGIARQPEAASKIQTAMIIAAALIEGAALFGVVVALLGLQV, via the coding sequence ATGGTAGGTTCAATCGCGGCAATTGGTGCCGGTTTAGCAGTAATTGGTGCCGGTATCGGTATCGGTCAAGTAGGTGGTAAAGCAATGGAAGGTATTGCCCGTCAACCTGAGGCTGCATCAAAAATTCAAACTGCAATGATTATTGCTGCTGCCCTTATTGAGGGTGCTGCTTTATTCGGTGTGGTAGTTGCTTTATTAGGCTTACAAGTTTAA
- the atpF gene encoding F0F1 ATP synthase subunit B translates to MNPLVLPSIGLVFWTAIAFICLLILLKKFAWKPILASIHEREQSIDEALNKAELAKQEMARLTTQNEELLKQARSERDLILKEAKALKDSIVNEAKTQAHNEGAKLIEKAKIEIENQKKAALAELKTQVSTLSLDIAERVLRNQLQDKAKQEDLVANLLKDVELN, encoded by the coding sequence ATGAACCCTTTAGTTCTCCCAAGTATAGGATTGGTTTTTTGGACAGCGATAGCATTTATCTGCTTGTTGATTTTGCTTAAAAAATTTGCATGGAAACCTATTTTAGCCTCTATTCACGAACGTGAGCAAAGCATTGATGAGGCTTTGAATAAAGCTGAACTGGCTAAACAGGAAATGGCACGTTTAACTACTCAGAACGAAGAGCTGCTTAAGCAAGCTCGTTCAGAACGTGATCTGATCCTTAAAGAAGCGAAAGCCCTTAAAGACAGTATTGTTAATGAAGCAAAAACACAGGCGCACAATGAAGGTGCTAAACTGATTGAAAAAGCAAAGATTGAGATTGAGAATCAGAAAAAGGCAGCTTTGGCTGAATTGAAAACCCAGGTTTCAACTTTATCATTGGATATTGCTGAGCGCGTATTGCGCAATCAACTCCAGGATAAAGCTAAACAAGAGGATTTAGTCGCTAATCTTTTAAAAGATGTTGAATTAAACTAG
- the atpH gene encoding ATP synthase F1 subunit delta has protein sequence MSENKAASRYAKSLIDLSEERNALEEIKNDMVFLEQVIDHNPELEAILKNPIVPLDKKAGILEDVFGAKVNEVTRAFFKLMVSKGRSAILFDTSKAFVAQYNALKGIVTAYVTSATELTAESRAEIIAIVKKEIGANEVVIKEKVNDKLIGGFILKVGDRQFDASIASSLSKLKKEFAQGVV, from the coding sequence ATGTCAGAAAATAAAGCAGCATCGAGATACGCCAAATCATTAATTGATCTTTCAGAAGAGCGCAATGCCCTTGAAGAAATTAAAAATGATATGGTTTTTTTAGAGCAGGTAATTGATCACAATCCTGAACTGGAGGCTATCCTTAAAAATCCTATTGTCCCTTTGGATAAAAAAGCCGGGATTCTGGAGGATGTGTTTGGCGCAAAGGTCAACGAAGTTACTAGAGCTTTTTTTAAGCTAATGGTAAGTAAAGGCCGTTCTGCAATTCTATTTGACACATCAAAAGCTTTTGTTGCACAATATAATGCACTTAAAGGAATTGTAACTGCTTATGTAACCAGCGCTACTGAACTTACTGCTGAAAGCAGGGCCGAAATTATAGCAATCGTTAAAAAAGAAATCGGTGCCAATGAGGTTGTGATTAAGGAAAAAGTGAATGACAAACTGATAGGTGGCTTTATTTTAAAAGTGGGTGACAGGCAATTTGATGCCAGCATAGCCAGCAGTTTAAGTAAACTTAAAAAAGAATTTGCCCAGGGTGTTGTTTAA
- the atpA gene encoding F0F1 ATP synthase subunit alpha — protein sequence MVEVRPDEVSAIIRQQLAGFKSEAELEEVGTVLQVGDGIARVYGLTKVQSGELVEFETGLQGIVLNLEEDNVGVVLLGPSDTIKEGDTIKRTKKIASIKVGEGMLGRVVNTLGEPIDGKGPIIGETYEMPIERKAPGVIYRQPVTEPLQTGIKAIDGMIPIGRGQRELVIGDRQIGKTAVCIDTIINQKEFYEAGNPVFCIYVACGQKASTVANIVRTLEENGAMPYTVVVAASAAEPAPLQFYAPFSGAAIGEFFRDTGRPALIVYDDLSKQAVAYREVSLLLRRPPGREAYPGDVFYLHSRLLERAAKINSNDEIAQAMNDLPESLKGIVKGGGSLTALPIIETQAGDVSAYIPTNVISITDGQIFLESNLFNSGIRPAINVGISVSRVGGNAQIKSMKKVAGTLKLDQAQYRELEAFSKFGSDLDAATKSVLDKGARNVEILKQGQFSPMTVEKQVAIIYVGTKNLMRSVPVNKVREFEAEYLQQLELRHPDTLKALKAGKFDDAITSVLETVAKELSSKY from the coding sequence ATGGTAGAGGTAAGACCAGACGAAGTATCGGCAATTATCAGGCAACAATTGGCGGGCTTCAAATCAGAAGCAGAACTTGAAGAAGTTGGTACTGTATTGCAGGTGGGCGATGGTATTGCCCGTGTTTATGGTTTAACTAAAGTTCAATCGGGTGAATTAGTTGAATTTGAAACCGGCTTACAGGGAATTGTTTTGAACCTTGAAGAAGATAATGTGGGTGTGGTACTTTTAGGCCCATCTGACACGATCAAAGAAGGTGATACGATAAAACGTACTAAAAAAATTGCCTCTATCAAAGTTGGTGAAGGTATGCTAGGGCGTGTTGTGAATACATTAGGCGAGCCTATAGATGGTAAAGGACCTATTATTGGCGAGACTTATGAGATGCCTATTGAGCGTAAAGCTCCGGGAGTAATCTATCGTCAGCCAGTTACTGAGCCTTTACAAACAGGTATCAAAGCTATCGATGGTATGATTCCAATCGGTCGTGGTCAGCGTGAGCTGGTTATTGGTGACCGTCAGATAGGTAAAACTGCGGTTTGTATTGACACCATCATCAACCAAAAAGAATTTTATGAAGCAGGTAATCCTGTATTCTGTATATATGTAGCTTGCGGACAAAAAGCAAGTACTGTAGCAAATATTGTACGTACGTTGGAAGAAAACGGTGCAATGCCTTATACAGTAGTTGTTGCAGCTTCTGCTGCCGAGCCGGCTCCACTACAATTTTATGCTCCTTTCTCTGGTGCAGCTATCGGTGAGTTCTTCCGTGATACAGGAAGGCCTGCTTTGATCGTTTATGATGATTTGTCTAAACAAGCTGTGGCTTACCGTGAGGTGTCGTTGTTACTTCGTCGTCCACCGGGTCGTGAGGCTTATCCAGGTGATGTATTTTACCTGCATAGCCGTTTGTTAGAGCGTGCCGCTAAGATCAACTCAAATGATGAAATTGCACAGGCAATGAATGACTTACCTGAATCATTGAAAGGTATTGTTAAAGGTGGCGGGTCATTAACTGCGCTTCCTATTATTGAAACTCAGGCTGGTGACGTTTCTGCATATATCCCTACCAACGTAATTTCGATTACTGACGGTCAGATCTTCTTAGAGTCTAACTTATTTAACTCTGGTATCCGTCCGGCCATTAACGTAGGTATCTCGGTATCACGTGTGGGTGGTAATGCCCAGATCAAATCGATGAAGAAAGTAGCCGGTACTTTAAAACTGGACCAGGCCCAATACCGCGAATTAGAGGCGTTTTCTAAATTCGGTTCTGATCTTGATGCAGCTACTAAATCTGTATTGGATAAAGGTGCGCGTAACGTAGAGATCTTGAAACAAGGGCAGTTCTCTCCTATGACTGTTGAAAAGCAGGTGGCAATTATTTATGTAGGTACCAAGAACTTAATGCGTTCTGTCCCTGTAAATAAAGTGAGAGAATTTGAGGCTGAGTATTTACAACAATTGGAATTGCGTCATCCTGATACACTGAAAGCATTAAAGGCCGGAAAGTTTGATGATGCGATTACCAGTGTACTGGAAACTGTAGCAAAAGAACTTTCAAGTAAATATTAA
- the atpG gene encoding ATP synthase F1 subunit gamma yields MANLKEVRIRIASVQSTQQITKAMKMVSAAKLKRATNAIIQLRPYATKLKEILGNLSASLEGSSSPFIQEREPNKVLVVVVSSNRGLAGAFNMNVIKTANNLIAEKYSEQLKNGNVSIVAIGKKSQDFYEKRNYKVVGNNNEVYAALTFENVTKITDAIMAGFVKGEFDRVELVYNRFKNAAVQLLTTEQLLPLPKPESAEQTKTSNVDYILEPSQEEIVAQLIPKSVKTQLYKAVLDSHASEHGARMTSMDKATENAGDLLKALKLSYNQARQAAITTELTEIVSGAAALNG; encoded by the coding sequence ATGGCTAATTTAAAAGAAGTAAGAATTCGTATCGCATCGGTGCAGTCAACACAGCAGATTACCAAAGCCATGAAGATGGTTTCGGCGGCTAAGTTGAAACGTGCAACGAATGCTATTATACAATTACGTCCCTATGCAACAAAGCTGAAAGAAATTTTAGGAAATCTTTCTGCTAGCCTGGAAGGATCATCATCACCTTTTATACAGGAACGTGAGCCTAACAAGGTATTAGTTGTAGTAGTTTCTTCTAACCGTGGTCTTGCCGGTGCGTTTAATATGAACGTAATTAAAACTGCCAATAATTTAATTGCAGAAAAATACAGCGAACAACTTAAAAATGGTAATGTAAGCATCGTTGCTATTGGCAAGAAATCGCAGGATTTTTACGAAAAGCGTAATTATAAAGTGGTTGGAAACAATAATGAAGTATATGCTGCGCTTACTTTTGAAAATGTAACTAAAATTACCGACGCCATTATGGCCGGGTTTGTAAAAGGAGAGTTTGACAGAGTGGAGCTGGTTTACAACAGGTTTAAGAATGCAGCGGTACAACTTTTAACTACTGAGCAATTGTTGCCTTTGCCAAAACCCGAAAGCGCTGAGCAGACAAAGACTTCTAATGTTGATTATATCCTTGAGCCTTCTCAGGAAGAAATTGTAGCACAGTTGATCCCTAAATCCGTTAAGACCCAATTGTATAAAGCAGTACTGGATTCTCATGCTTCTGAGCATGGCGCGCGTATGACATCGATGGATAAAGCAACTGAGAATGCTGGAGATTTGTTAAAAGCATTAAAACTGTCTTACAATCAGGCACGTCAGGCTGCGATTACCACAGAGCTTACAGAGATCGTAAGTGGTGCGGCAGCATTGAACGGTTAA
- a CDS encoding DUF4349 domain-containing protein, with translation MKSYFVYPVIIFTFWSCSNTNKSYESADVTAANLENADTALTKKIIKTADMRFRVRDVQDTKAQLSAAIKAEGGDIAEFTIQSNIQQTDKVKYSADSLLELTAYRTEGAVTAKIPSDKLDEFTNKVAKMAVFVDFQSMKLDDQSLVYLSNKLKNQNRAEAANQLDKHASKKSNSVGPALGVKDDYVDKKIQNMQIDSRVQYSNITLNFYQDNTVKKMIVANDSLYDYKPDFLRRFVLNIQNGWMIFKEFILILTNLWMLILLLLAGYFTFRYYRKRRAQA, from the coding sequence ATGAAATCATATTTTGTTTATCCTGTAATAATTTTTACTTTTTGGAGCTGCAGTAATACAAATAAGTCTTACGAAAGTGCAGATGTAACTGCTGCCAATCTGGAAAATGCGGATACTGCACTTACTAAGAAGATCATTAAGACTGCAGATATGCGTTTTAGGGTCAGGGATGTGCAAGATACTAAAGCACAGTTAAGTGCTGCAATAAAAGCTGAAGGCGGGGATATTGCAGAATTTACTATTCAAAGCAATATCCAGCAAACTGACAAAGTTAAATATTCTGCTGACTCCCTACTTGAGCTTACAGCTTACAGAACGGAGGGAGCCGTTACGGCGAAAATCCCTTCAGACAAACTGGATGAGTTTACCAATAAAGTGGCTAAAATGGCTGTCTTTGTTGATTTCCAGTCCATGAAACTTGATGACCAGAGCCTGGTTTACCTGAGTAACAAGCTCAAAAACCAAAACAGGGCAGAGGCTGCGAACCAGCTGGACAAACATGCCAGTAAGAAAAGCAATAGTGTAGGGCCGGCTTTAGGTGTTAAGGATGATTATGTGGATAAAAAGATCCAGAATATGCAGATTGACAGCCGCGTGCAGTACAGCAACATTACCCTTAACTTTTACCAGGACAATACCGTTAAAAAAATGATTGTAGCCAATGATTCACTTTATGATTACAAACCTGATTTTTTAAGAAGATTTGTACTTAATATTCAAAATGGCTGGATGATTTTTAAAGAATTTATCCTGATCCTGACCAATTTATGGATGCTGATCCTGTTGCTGCTTGCAGGTTATTTTACTTTCAGGTATTACCGGAAAAGGAGAGCCCAGGCATAG
- the ruvC gene encoding crossover junction endodeoxyribonuclease RuvC: MLVEKKERVIMGIDPGTSIMGYGVILERGSKIELITMGIVRMDHLDDHFLKLQRIFEKTVRLIDEYKPDILALEAPFYGKNIQVMLKLGRAQGIAMAAALSKNIPINEYAPRKIKQSITGNGSAGKEQVAAMLQRLLNFKETPEFLDATDGLAVAVCHSFQKIGTAGKGKTYSGWESFVKDNGKRLK; this comes from the coding sequence ATGTTGGTTGAAAAAAAGGAAAGGGTGATCATGGGCATAGATCCCGGTACTTCAATAATGGGCTACGGAGTAATACTTGAACGGGGCAGTAAAATTGAACTGATCACCATGGGGATTGTAAGGATGGATCATCTGGACGATCATTTCTTAAAGCTTCAGCGGATATTTGAGAAAACAGTAAGATTAATTGATGAATATAAGCCTGATATTTTAGCCCTGGAAGCCCCTTTTTACGGAAAAAATATTCAGGTAATGTTAAAATTAGGGCGTGCACAGGGTATTGCCATGGCTGCGGCCTTATCAAAAAATATCCCAATTAACGAATATGCACCCCGAAAGATCAAGCAGTCGATTACAGGGAATGGCAGCGCCGGTAAAGAACAGGTGGCTGCAATGCTGCAAAGACTGCTGAATTTTAAAGAAACCCCAGAGTTTTTAGATGCGACAGACGGGCTGGCTGTGGCAGTTTGCCACTCTTTTCAAAAAATAGGTACTGCCGGTAAGGGCAAAACCTACTCGGGTTGGGAATCTTTTGTGAAAGACAATGGAAAACGCTTGAAATAG
- a CDS encoding glycosyltransferase family 2 protein, with amino-acid sequence MVVITFIRGWHKLINFKPQPVILTTKVSVLVAARNEAPNIAKTIEDLIAQNYARDLTEIIFIDDHSTDQTAAIISSYSDKGVKLIRLNEDQPLNSYKKKAIQTAIAQARGSLIITTDADCRMGPDWLKTIVSFYEEKKYKMISSPVAYFEEKSFFEKAQTLEFLYLIGLGASTIGNRKPSTCNGANLAYEREAFYEVGGFKGIDDLASGDDELLLHKMAAKFNGHIGFLKNEDAVVYTHPKATLKEFIQQRKRWASKSTRYKNKSIIVLGVCIWLFNLSILLNAASGIFNCFYFKLAVVQLLAKMTIELLFLYDVTAFAKRRNLLILLPVLNVLHILYIVYIGVAGNTGKYNWKDRMVK; translated from the coding sequence ATGGTGGTGATCACCTTCATAAGAGGATGGCATAAACTGATAAATTTTAAACCGCAACCAGTAATTTTAACCACAAAAGTTTCTGTACTTGTTGCTGCCCGTAATGAGGCCCCGAACATTGCTAAAACAATAGAAGATCTGATTGCCCAAAATTACGCCAGGGATTTAACGGAAATCATATTTATTGACGATCACTCTACCGACCAGACTGCTGCCATTATCAGTTCCTATTCTGATAAAGGAGTGAAACTCATTCGTCTGAATGAAGATCAGCCCCTTAATTCCTATAAAAAGAAAGCTATACAAACTGCTATTGCCCAGGCTAGAGGTAGTTTGATCATTACAACTGATGCAGATTGCAGAATGGGACCAGATTGGCTTAAAACCATAGTTAGCTTTTATGAGGAGAAGAAATATAAGATGATCTCCTCTCCGGTTGCTTATTTTGAAGAAAAAAGTTTTTTTGAAAAGGCACAAACGCTTGAATTTTTGTATTTAATTGGTTTGGGTGCTTCAACTATAGGCAATAGAAAACCATCAACCTGTAATGGGGCCAACTTAGCTTACGAACGGGAAGCTTTTTACGAGGTAGGTGGTTTTAAAGGAATTGACGATCTTGCCTCAGGGGATGATGAGCTGCTGTTACATAAAATGGCCGCAAAGTTTAACGGCCATATCGGATTCTTAAAAAATGAGGATGCTGTAGTATACACACATCCAAAAGCCACATTAAAGGAATTCATTCAACAGCGTAAACGATGGGCATCAAAAAGTACCCGATATAAAAACAAATCGATCATCGTATTGGGCGTTTGCATCTGGCTATTTAATTTAAGTATTCTTTTAAATGCAGCTTCAGGTATTTTTAACTGTTTTTATTTTAAGCTGGCAGTGGTTCAGCTATTGGCGAAAATGACGATTGAATTGTTATTTTTATACGATGTAACCGCCTTTGCCAAAAGACGGAACCTGCTGATATTATTGCCTGTACTTAATGTATTGCATATTTTATACATTGTATACATAGGCGTTGCCGGAAATACCGGAAAGTATAACTGGAAAGATAGAATGGTAAAATAA
- a CDS encoding ABC transporter permease — translation MEINNSPSRKIWKRFKKNKMAFGGLLFILLLTIMGILGYLITPDQTPMANTMHLQLSNKKPGRTFKFLIVSRKESVKQLNFIERMLYGQEADFKSVPITSGRIDGNKIYVREYIGDDELAEESAYPLLGQDQLYEQTFWLGTDIYGRDLLSRLILGIRVSLSVGLMAVLISLFIGVSLGALAGYFGGKTDAAISWFMNVIWSLPSLLLVIAISFALGKGFWQIFIAVGLSTWVDVARLVRGQVMALKEVEFVEASKALGFSTSRTIVKHILPNIAGPILVVASANFASAILLETGLSFLGFGAQPPMPSWGGMIKEHYGYIIMDAAYLAILPGLAIMLTVYAFNLLAIGLRDAFDVKSQNISV, via the coding sequence ATGGAGATCAATAACAGTCCTTCAAGGAAAATATGGAAGCGCTTTAAGAAGAATAAGATGGCTTTTGGTGGCCTGCTGTTTATCTTATTATTAACCATTATGGGGATTTTAGGTTACCTGATCACACCAGATCAAACCCCGATGGCCAATACCATGCACCTCCAGTTAAGCAATAAGAAACCTGGCAGAACATTTAAATTTTTAATTGTCAGCCGGAAAGAGAGCGTTAAACAGCTGAACTTCATTGAACGGATGTTATACGGTCAGGAAGCTGATTTTAAAAGCGTTCCCATTACCTCCGGAAGGATAGATGGAAATAAGATCTATGTAAGGGAATATATAGGGGATGATGAGCTGGCAGAAGAATCTGCATACCCTTTATTGGGACAGGATCAATTGTATGAGCAAACCTTTTGGCTGGGTACAGATATTTATGGCCGCGATTTACTAAGCCGGCTTATTCTTGGTATCCGGGTGTCCTTATCGGTCGGCCTGATGGCTGTACTCATTTCCCTCTTTATTGGGGTAAGTCTGGGTGCCCTGGCCGGTTATTTCGGTGGTAAAACTGATGCGGCCATCAGCTGGTTCATGAATGTGATCTGGTCACTACCCTCCCTGTTATTGGTTATTGCCATTTCTTTTGCATTGGGGAAAGGCTTCTGGCAGATATTTATTGCCGTAGGGCTATCTACCTGGGTAGATGTGGCCCGTTTGGTACGCGGACAGGTTATGGCCTTAAAAGAAGTCGAATTTGTTGAAGCTTCAAAAGCACTCGGGTTCTCTACTTCCAGAACAATTGTAAAACATATCCTGCCCAATATTGCAGGGCCAATTCTGGTTGTTGCTTCAGCTAATTTTGCTTCAGCTATTTTGCTGGAAACAGGATTAAGCTTTTTGGGATTCGGTGCCCAGCCCCCTATGCCCAGTTGGGGCGGAATGATCAAGGAACACTACGGTTACATTATCATGGATGCCGCCTACCTGGCCATTTTGCCGGGCCTGGCCATCATGCTTACAGTATATGCATTCAACTTGCTGGCTATCGGCCTGCGTGATGCTTTTGATGTTAAATCGCAAAATATATCTGTGTAG
- a CDS encoding ribonuclease HII, giving the protein MLLNCYQQEFIEAGCDEAGRGCLAGPVFAAAVILPPDFIAGELNDSKQLNHQQRKRLRIIIEKEAIAWAVAEVDNIEIDQINILNASFLAMHRAIEKLLVKPQYLSIDGNRFKKYPDIPHACIVKGDGKYLNIAAASILAKTHRDEFMERISDEYPHYQWHQNKGYPTVVHRSAALEHGLSPYHRKTFTVSPPQLNLFSEIEG; this is encoded by the coding sequence ATGCTATTGAACTGTTATCAGCAAGAATTTATAGAAGCCGGATGCGATGAAGCTGGGCGGGGCTGTCTGGCAGGACCTGTATTTGCTGCTGCAGTGATTTTGCCGCCAGATTTTATTGCCGGGGAGCTGAATGATTCAAAACAGCTTAATCATCAGCAACGTAAAAGACTTAGGATCATTATAGAAAAAGAGGCCATCGCATGGGCAGTTGCTGAAGTTGACAATATAGAAATTGATCAGATCAATATTTTGAATGCCTCCTTTCTCGCTATGCACAGGGCCATAGAGAAATTACTGGTTAAACCCCAATATTTAAGTATTGACGGCAACCGGTTTAAAAAATATCCTGATATCCCCCATGCCTGTATTGTTAAAGGAGATGGTAAATACCTGAACATAGCAGCGGCCTCCATATTGGCCAAAACTCATAGAGATGAGTTTATGGAACGTATTTCAGATGAATATCCGCATTATCAATGGCATCAGAATAAAGGCTACCCAACAGTGGTACACCGTTCTGCTGCACTTGAGCATGGTTTATCGCCATATCATCGTAAAACTTTTACAGTTAGTCCCCCTCAACTTAACCTGTTTTCCGAAATAGAGGGATAA